One part of the Musa acuminata AAA Group cultivar baxijiao chromosome BXJ1-5, Cavendish_Baxijiao_AAA, whole genome shotgun sequence genome encodes these proteins:
- the LOC135583472 gene encoding homeobox-leucine zipper protein ROC3-like isoform X3, translated as MYGDCQVLSSMVGGNVVSPDSLFSSSIQNPSLSFMANMPPFHAFSSIIPKEEGMMLMGRGGSKEEEMESRSGSGPLDGVLSCGEDHDNELQQPPPPSQLQQTAAKKKRYHRHTARQIQEMEAMFKECPHPDEKQRMKLSQELGLKPRQVKFWFQNRRTQMKAQQDRTDNVVLRAENESLKNDNFRLQAAIRNVVCPSCGGPAILGEMSFDEQQLRIENARLKDELERLSCIASRYSGRQLQPLGPAPPLLLPSLDLDMGIYSRHFHEPPVVSCTDLIPIPQISDEPSPFPGMLIMDQDRPLVLDLAMTAADHLVRMCNTNEPLWIRRGGSTVEVLNLEEHARMCPWPMDLKQQQGRFRTETSRDSAMVIMNGITMVDAFLDANKWMELFPSLVAKSRTVQILSPGVPGHGNGCLHLMHAELQFLSPLVPAREAHFFRYCQQNSEEGTWIIVDFPVDGFRDGIQSPFPWYRRRTSGCVIQDMPNGYSKVIWVEHAEVEDKPVHQIFQQFVSAGEAFGATRWVSVLQRQCERLASLMARNISDNGVISSPEARKNMMRLSQRMMTTFCTGVYASGMQSWTALSDSSDDTVRVTTKKNTAPGQPNGVILTAVSTTWLPSSHHQVFELLTDEQRRSQLDVLSSGNSLHEVAHIANGSHPRNCISLLRVNAASNSSHSVDLLLQESSTHPSGGSIVVYAAIDVDAVQVAMSSEDPSYIPLLPTGFVISPAARQPNAGTSSGSDGHATVGCLLTVGMQVLATAVPSAKLNLSTVTAINNHLCNTVQQVRAVIAGAGSTAMAEPAAVAPDQ; from the exons ATGTATGGAGACTGTCAAGTGCTGTCATCCATGGTGGGAGGCAACGTTGTGTCACCCGATTCGCTCTTCTCCTCTTCGATCCAAAATCCTAGCCTCAGCTTCATGGCTAACATGCCACCATTCCATGCCTTCTCCTCCATCATTCCG AAGGAGGAAGGGATGATGTTGATGGGGAGGGGTGGGAGCAAGGAAGAGGAGATGGAGAGCCGCTCTGGTAGCGGACCCCTGGACGGAGTGCTCAGCTGCGGCGAGGACCACGACAACGAGTTGCAGCAACCGCCGCCGCCGTCGCAACTGCAGCAGACGGCTGCGAAGAAGAAGCGTTACCACCGCCACACCGCCCGGCAGATTCAAGAGATGGAAGC GATGTTTAAGGAGTGCCCTCACCCGGACGAGAAGCAGAGGATGAAGCTAAGCCAAGAACTCGGCCTTAAGCCTCGCCAGGTCAAGTTCTGGTTCCAGAACCGCCGGACTCAGATGAAG GCTCAACAAGACCGGACGGACAACGTGGTGCTGCGGGCGGAGAACGAGAGCCTGAAGAACGACAACTTCCGGCTGCAGGCAGCCATTCGCAACGTCGTCTGCCCCAGCTGCGGCGGCCCGGCCATCCTCGGCGAGATGTCCTTCGACGAGCAGCAACTGCGCATCGAGAACGCCCGGCTCAAGGACGAG CTTGAGCGTCTATCCTGCATCGCGTCGCGTTACAGTGGCCGGCAGTTGCAGCCATTAGGGCCGGCACCGCCTCTACTGCTCCCCTCTCTTGACCTTGACATGGGCATCTACTCCAGACACTTCCACGAGCCGCCGGTGGTGAGCTGCACCGACCTGATCCCCATCCCGCAGATCTCCGATGAGCCCTCGCCGTTCCCTGGCATGCTCATCATGGACCAAGACAGGCCATTGGTTCTCGACCTGGCAATGACGGCAGCAGATCACCTGGTCAGGATGTGCAACACGAACGAGCCGCTGTGGATCCGAAGAGGTGGTAGCACCGTGGAGGTCTTGAACTTGGAAGAGCATGCGAGGATGTGTCCATGGCCGATGGACCTGAAACAGCAACAGGGGCGGTTTAGGACGGAGACTTCCAGGGACAGTGCCATGGTCATAATGAACGGCATCACAATGGTGGATGCCTTCCTGGATGCA AACAAATGGATGGAGCTGTTTCCTTCCCTTGTCGCAAAGTCCAGAACGGTGCAGATTTTGAGTCCCGGAGTTCCCGGCCACGGCAATGGCTGCTTGCATCTG ATGCATGCAGAGCTGCAATTTCTATCTCCGTTGGTGCCCGCCCGTGAAGCTCACTTCTTCCGGTACTGCCAGCAGAACTCAGAAGAAGGCACTTGGATTATAGTCGACTTCCCCGTTGATGGATTCCGAGATGGCATTCAAAGCCCCTTCCCCTGGTATAGAAGGAGGACTTCTGGTTGTGTCATCCAAGATATGCCCAATGGGTACTCCAAG GTGATCTGGGTAGAACATGCAGAGGTGGAGGACAAACCAGTGCATCAGATATTCCAGCAATTTGTCAGCGCCGGTGAGGCATTCGGAGCTACACGCTGGGTTTCAGTCCTACAAAGGCAATGTGAGCGGCTCGCGAGCCTTATGGCGAGAAATATTTCTGACAATGGAG TTATCTCATCTCCGGAGGCGAGAAAGAACATGATGAGGCTGTCACAGAGAATGATGACAACATTCTGCACCGGCGTGTATGCCTCTGGAATGCAGTCATGGACGGCGCTCTCGGATTCTTCCGATGACACGGTCCGGGTGACAACTAAGAAAAATACTGCACCCGGCCAGCCAAATGGGGTTATTCTCACGGCAGTGTCCACCACATGGCTTCCTTCCTCCCATCACCAGGTGTTTGAGCTTTTGACGGACGAGCAAAGGAGGTCTCAG TTGGATGTGCTCTCCAGCGGGAACTCGTTGCATGAGGTAGCTCATATAGCCAATGGCTCGCACCCGAGGAACTGCATATCACTGTTGCGTGTCAAT GCAGCAAGCAACTCCTCCCACAGCGTGGATCTCCTGCTCCAAGAGAGCAGCACCCACCCCTCCGGTGGCAGCATCGTGGTGTACGCCGCAATCGACGTCGACGCCGTGCAGGTGGCGATGAGCAGCGAGGACCCGTCCTACATTCCCCTCCTCCCGACCGGGTTCGTCATCTCGCCCGCCGCCCGCCAACCAAACGCCGGGACCAGTAGCGGCAGCGATGGTCACGCCACCGTCGGATGCCTGCTCACGGTCGGCATGCAGGTGCTCGCCACCGCCGTCCCCTCCGCCAAGCTTAACCTCTCCACCGTCACCGCCATCAACAACCACCTCTGCAACACCGTGCAACAGGTTAGAGCCGTGATCGCCGGTGCCGGTAGCACGGCCATGGCCGAGCCGGCTGCCGTGGCGCCGGATCAATAA
- the LOC135583472 gene encoding homeobox-leucine zipper protein ROC3-like isoform X2: MYGDCQVLSSMVGGNVVSPDSLFSSSIQNPSLSFMANMPPFHAFSSIIPEEGMMLMGRGGSKEEEMESRSGSGPLDGVLSCGEDHDNELQQPPPPSQLQQTAAKKKRYHRHTARQIQEMEAMFKECPHPDEKQRMKLSQELGLKPRQVKFWFQNRRTQMKAQQDRTDNVVLRAENESLKNDNFRLQAAIRNVVCPSCGGPAILGEMSFDEQQLRIENARLKDELERLSCIASRYSGRQLQPLGPAPPLLLPSLDLDMGIYSRHFHEPPVVSCTDLIPIPQISDEPSPFPGMLIMDQDRPLVLDLAMTAADHLVRMCNTNEPLWIRRGGSTVEVLNLEEHARMCPWPMDLKQQQGRFRTETSRDSAMVIMNGITMVDAFLDANKWMELFPSLVAKSRTVQILSPGVPGHGNGCLHLMHAELQFLSPLVPAREAHFFRYCQQNSEEGTWIIVDFPVDGFRDGIQSPFPWYRRRTSGCVIQDMPNGYSKVIWVEHAEVEDKPVHQIFQQFVSAGEAFGATRWVSVLQRQCERLASLMARNISDNGVISSPEARKNMMRLSQRMMTTFCTGVYASGMQSWTALSDSSDDTVRVTTKKNTAPGQPNGVILTAVSTTWLPSSHHQVFELLTDEQRRSQLQLDVLSSGNSLHEVAHIANGSHPRNCISLLRVNAASNSSHSVDLLLQESSTHPSGGSIVVYAAIDVDAVQVAMSSEDPSYIPLLPTGFVISPAARQPNAGTSSGSDGHATVGCLLTVGMQVLATAVPSAKLNLSTVTAINNHLCNTVQQVRAVIAGAGSTAMAEPAAVAPDQ; the protein is encoded by the exons ATGTATGGAGACTGTCAAGTGCTGTCATCCATGGTGGGAGGCAACGTTGTGTCACCCGATTCGCTCTTCTCCTCTTCGATCCAAAATCCTAGCCTCAGCTTCATGGCTAACATGCCACCATTCCATGCCTTCTCCTCCATCATTCCG GAGGAAGGGATGATGTTGATGGGGAGGGGTGGGAGCAAGGAAGAGGAGATGGAGAGCCGCTCTGGTAGCGGACCCCTGGACGGAGTGCTCAGCTGCGGCGAGGACCACGACAACGAGTTGCAGCAACCGCCGCCGCCGTCGCAACTGCAGCAGACGGCTGCGAAGAAGAAGCGTTACCACCGCCACACCGCCCGGCAGATTCAAGAGATGGAAGC GATGTTTAAGGAGTGCCCTCACCCGGACGAGAAGCAGAGGATGAAGCTAAGCCAAGAACTCGGCCTTAAGCCTCGCCAGGTCAAGTTCTGGTTCCAGAACCGCCGGACTCAGATGAAG GCTCAACAAGACCGGACGGACAACGTGGTGCTGCGGGCGGAGAACGAGAGCCTGAAGAACGACAACTTCCGGCTGCAGGCAGCCATTCGCAACGTCGTCTGCCCCAGCTGCGGCGGCCCGGCCATCCTCGGCGAGATGTCCTTCGACGAGCAGCAACTGCGCATCGAGAACGCCCGGCTCAAGGACGAG CTTGAGCGTCTATCCTGCATCGCGTCGCGTTACAGTGGCCGGCAGTTGCAGCCATTAGGGCCGGCACCGCCTCTACTGCTCCCCTCTCTTGACCTTGACATGGGCATCTACTCCAGACACTTCCACGAGCCGCCGGTGGTGAGCTGCACCGACCTGATCCCCATCCCGCAGATCTCCGATGAGCCCTCGCCGTTCCCTGGCATGCTCATCATGGACCAAGACAGGCCATTGGTTCTCGACCTGGCAATGACGGCAGCAGATCACCTGGTCAGGATGTGCAACACGAACGAGCCGCTGTGGATCCGAAGAGGTGGTAGCACCGTGGAGGTCTTGAACTTGGAAGAGCATGCGAGGATGTGTCCATGGCCGATGGACCTGAAACAGCAACAGGGGCGGTTTAGGACGGAGACTTCCAGGGACAGTGCCATGGTCATAATGAACGGCATCACAATGGTGGATGCCTTCCTGGATGCA AACAAATGGATGGAGCTGTTTCCTTCCCTTGTCGCAAAGTCCAGAACGGTGCAGATTTTGAGTCCCGGAGTTCCCGGCCACGGCAATGGCTGCTTGCATCTG ATGCATGCAGAGCTGCAATTTCTATCTCCGTTGGTGCCCGCCCGTGAAGCTCACTTCTTCCGGTACTGCCAGCAGAACTCAGAAGAAGGCACTTGGATTATAGTCGACTTCCCCGTTGATGGATTCCGAGATGGCATTCAAAGCCCCTTCCCCTGGTATAGAAGGAGGACTTCTGGTTGTGTCATCCAAGATATGCCCAATGGGTACTCCAAG GTGATCTGGGTAGAACATGCAGAGGTGGAGGACAAACCAGTGCATCAGATATTCCAGCAATTTGTCAGCGCCGGTGAGGCATTCGGAGCTACACGCTGGGTTTCAGTCCTACAAAGGCAATGTGAGCGGCTCGCGAGCCTTATGGCGAGAAATATTTCTGACAATGGAG TTATCTCATCTCCGGAGGCGAGAAAGAACATGATGAGGCTGTCACAGAGAATGATGACAACATTCTGCACCGGCGTGTATGCCTCTGGAATGCAGTCATGGACGGCGCTCTCGGATTCTTCCGATGACACGGTCCGGGTGACAACTAAGAAAAATACTGCACCCGGCCAGCCAAATGGGGTTATTCTCACGGCAGTGTCCACCACATGGCTTCCTTCCTCCCATCACCAGGTGTTTGAGCTTTTGACGGACGAGCAAAGGAGGTCTCAG CTGCAGTTGGATGTGCTCTCCAGCGGGAACTCGTTGCATGAGGTAGCTCATATAGCCAATGGCTCGCACCCGAGGAACTGCATATCACTGTTGCGTGTCAAT GCAGCAAGCAACTCCTCCCACAGCGTGGATCTCCTGCTCCAAGAGAGCAGCACCCACCCCTCCGGTGGCAGCATCGTGGTGTACGCCGCAATCGACGTCGACGCCGTGCAGGTGGCGATGAGCAGCGAGGACCCGTCCTACATTCCCCTCCTCCCGACCGGGTTCGTCATCTCGCCCGCCGCCCGCCAACCAAACGCCGGGACCAGTAGCGGCAGCGATGGTCACGCCACCGTCGGATGCCTGCTCACGGTCGGCATGCAGGTGCTCGCCACCGCCGTCCCCTCCGCCAAGCTTAACCTCTCCACCGTCACCGCCATCAACAACCACCTCTGCAACACCGTGCAACAGGTTAGAGCCGTGATCGCCGGTGCCGGTAGCACGGCCATGGCCGAGCCGGCTGCCGTGGCGCCGGATCAATAA
- the LOC135583472 gene encoding homeobox-leucine zipper protein ROC3-like isoform X1, whose product MYGDCQVLSSMVGGNVVSPDSLFSSSIQNPSLSFMANMPPFHAFSSIIPKEEGMMLMGRGGSKEEEMESRSGSGPLDGVLSCGEDHDNELQQPPPPSQLQQTAAKKKRYHRHTARQIQEMEAMFKECPHPDEKQRMKLSQELGLKPRQVKFWFQNRRTQMKAQQDRTDNVVLRAENESLKNDNFRLQAAIRNVVCPSCGGPAILGEMSFDEQQLRIENARLKDELERLSCIASRYSGRQLQPLGPAPPLLLPSLDLDMGIYSRHFHEPPVVSCTDLIPIPQISDEPSPFPGMLIMDQDRPLVLDLAMTAADHLVRMCNTNEPLWIRRGGSTVEVLNLEEHARMCPWPMDLKQQQGRFRTETSRDSAMVIMNGITMVDAFLDANKWMELFPSLVAKSRTVQILSPGVPGHGNGCLHLMHAELQFLSPLVPAREAHFFRYCQQNSEEGTWIIVDFPVDGFRDGIQSPFPWYRRRTSGCVIQDMPNGYSKVIWVEHAEVEDKPVHQIFQQFVSAGEAFGATRWVSVLQRQCERLASLMARNISDNGVISSPEARKNMMRLSQRMMTTFCTGVYASGMQSWTALSDSSDDTVRVTTKKNTAPGQPNGVILTAVSTTWLPSSHHQVFELLTDEQRRSQLQLDVLSSGNSLHEVAHIANGSHPRNCISLLRVNAASNSSHSVDLLLQESSTHPSGGSIVVYAAIDVDAVQVAMSSEDPSYIPLLPTGFVISPAARQPNAGTSSGSDGHATVGCLLTVGMQVLATAVPSAKLNLSTVTAINNHLCNTVQQVRAVIAGAGSTAMAEPAAVAPDQ is encoded by the exons ATGTATGGAGACTGTCAAGTGCTGTCATCCATGGTGGGAGGCAACGTTGTGTCACCCGATTCGCTCTTCTCCTCTTCGATCCAAAATCCTAGCCTCAGCTTCATGGCTAACATGCCACCATTCCATGCCTTCTCCTCCATCATTCCG AAGGAGGAAGGGATGATGTTGATGGGGAGGGGTGGGAGCAAGGAAGAGGAGATGGAGAGCCGCTCTGGTAGCGGACCCCTGGACGGAGTGCTCAGCTGCGGCGAGGACCACGACAACGAGTTGCAGCAACCGCCGCCGCCGTCGCAACTGCAGCAGACGGCTGCGAAGAAGAAGCGTTACCACCGCCACACCGCCCGGCAGATTCAAGAGATGGAAGC GATGTTTAAGGAGTGCCCTCACCCGGACGAGAAGCAGAGGATGAAGCTAAGCCAAGAACTCGGCCTTAAGCCTCGCCAGGTCAAGTTCTGGTTCCAGAACCGCCGGACTCAGATGAAG GCTCAACAAGACCGGACGGACAACGTGGTGCTGCGGGCGGAGAACGAGAGCCTGAAGAACGACAACTTCCGGCTGCAGGCAGCCATTCGCAACGTCGTCTGCCCCAGCTGCGGCGGCCCGGCCATCCTCGGCGAGATGTCCTTCGACGAGCAGCAACTGCGCATCGAGAACGCCCGGCTCAAGGACGAG CTTGAGCGTCTATCCTGCATCGCGTCGCGTTACAGTGGCCGGCAGTTGCAGCCATTAGGGCCGGCACCGCCTCTACTGCTCCCCTCTCTTGACCTTGACATGGGCATCTACTCCAGACACTTCCACGAGCCGCCGGTGGTGAGCTGCACCGACCTGATCCCCATCCCGCAGATCTCCGATGAGCCCTCGCCGTTCCCTGGCATGCTCATCATGGACCAAGACAGGCCATTGGTTCTCGACCTGGCAATGACGGCAGCAGATCACCTGGTCAGGATGTGCAACACGAACGAGCCGCTGTGGATCCGAAGAGGTGGTAGCACCGTGGAGGTCTTGAACTTGGAAGAGCATGCGAGGATGTGTCCATGGCCGATGGACCTGAAACAGCAACAGGGGCGGTTTAGGACGGAGACTTCCAGGGACAGTGCCATGGTCATAATGAACGGCATCACAATGGTGGATGCCTTCCTGGATGCA AACAAATGGATGGAGCTGTTTCCTTCCCTTGTCGCAAAGTCCAGAACGGTGCAGATTTTGAGTCCCGGAGTTCCCGGCCACGGCAATGGCTGCTTGCATCTG ATGCATGCAGAGCTGCAATTTCTATCTCCGTTGGTGCCCGCCCGTGAAGCTCACTTCTTCCGGTACTGCCAGCAGAACTCAGAAGAAGGCACTTGGATTATAGTCGACTTCCCCGTTGATGGATTCCGAGATGGCATTCAAAGCCCCTTCCCCTGGTATAGAAGGAGGACTTCTGGTTGTGTCATCCAAGATATGCCCAATGGGTACTCCAAG GTGATCTGGGTAGAACATGCAGAGGTGGAGGACAAACCAGTGCATCAGATATTCCAGCAATTTGTCAGCGCCGGTGAGGCATTCGGAGCTACACGCTGGGTTTCAGTCCTACAAAGGCAATGTGAGCGGCTCGCGAGCCTTATGGCGAGAAATATTTCTGACAATGGAG TTATCTCATCTCCGGAGGCGAGAAAGAACATGATGAGGCTGTCACAGAGAATGATGACAACATTCTGCACCGGCGTGTATGCCTCTGGAATGCAGTCATGGACGGCGCTCTCGGATTCTTCCGATGACACGGTCCGGGTGACAACTAAGAAAAATACTGCACCCGGCCAGCCAAATGGGGTTATTCTCACGGCAGTGTCCACCACATGGCTTCCTTCCTCCCATCACCAGGTGTTTGAGCTTTTGACGGACGAGCAAAGGAGGTCTCAG CTGCAGTTGGATGTGCTCTCCAGCGGGAACTCGTTGCATGAGGTAGCTCATATAGCCAATGGCTCGCACCCGAGGAACTGCATATCACTGTTGCGTGTCAAT GCAGCAAGCAACTCCTCCCACAGCGTGGATCTCCTGCTCCAAGAGAGCAGCACCCACCCCTCCGGTGGCAGCATCGTGGTGTACGCCGCAATCGACGTCGACGCCGTGCAGGTGGCGATGAGCAGCGAGGACCCGTCCTACATTCCCCTCCTCCCGACCGGGTTCGTCATCTCGCCCGCCGCCCGCCAACCAAACGCCGGGACCAGTAGCGGCAGCGATGGTCACGCCACCGTCGGATGCCTGCTCACGGTCGGCATGCAGGTGCTCGCCACCGCCGTCCCCTCCGCCAAGCTTAACCTCTCCACCGTCACCGCCATCAACAACCACCTCTGCAACACCGTGCAACAGGTTAGAGCCGTGATCGCCGGTGCCGGTAGCACGGCCATGGCCGAGCCGGCTGCCGTGGCGCCGGATCAATAA
- the LOC103984913 gene encoding inactive poly [ADP-ribose] polymerase RCD1, with product MEDMSVKVLDKNERIMHSLKRKREPDSYFTSGHGLVAHSHITDRSSLRGCNMMSCKSNFSCSFQSHIVNKYRNFSKSGLPVRVLSFEDGEWRDFPENIISLVQEDFRLKKGITEADIQNQQFLLDFMHMIYIDLKTGLQKPIAWIDVDGKCFFPEVCPEHYHFGKGKQVHMICDPNGTREVEAHLKISVSAAESSSLRLDDEAMCNVKRIKSEENSACAEDNETVGENDPCSFLPPNVSASGSWQEKVRPADDQRISAVQHLLLHSLGKVIDAKDIFGICKTPVENDLGLSRLGFFQEQVVVTQKLRGNANVRYAWLASSKGAVEEMMLKGVLKIPEQKPLFGNGIHLAPANCSNVCARYSNVDDNGFIHMMLCRVIMGNMELIPMGSNQHQASHENFDSGVDDLQNPKHYIIWDLNMYTHIYAEFIVTINLPTNAKECLASDGGMSYVSALTNSNSPCSLYQDKSHPSPVVANQLRGLSSGRAPRTPTSPWMPFSMLFAAISTKVPPQDMDLVNTHYEDFKKRKISRIDLVKKLRQIIGDKLLGSTIMRLQHMLPPMARHQAPKS from the exons ATGGAAGATATGAGCGTAAAGgtattggataaaaatgaaagaaTTATGCACAGTCTGAAGAGAAAGAGAGAACCTGATTCATATTTCACTAGTGGCCATGGCCTAGTAGCACATTCGCATATCACAGACAGATCCTCTCTAAGGGGCTGCAACATGATGAGTTGTAAATCTAACTTCAGCTGCAGTTTTCAGAGCCATATTGTTAATAAATATCGCAATTTTTCAAAAAGTGGGTTGCCGGTCAGAGTGTTATCTTTTGAGGATGGTGAATGGAGAGATTTTCCTGAGAATATCATCAGTTTGGTCCAGGAAGATTTTCGTCTAAAGAAAGGAATTACTGAAGCAGATATTCAGAATCAGCAATTTTTGTTAGACTTTATGCACATGATTTACATAGATTTGAAAACAGGATTACAGAAACCAATTGCTTGGATTGATGTAGATGGGAAATGTTTCTTCCCAGAAGTGTGTCCTGAACATTATCATTTTGGCAAAGGCAAACAAGTTCACATGATTTGTGATCCAAATGGTACACGTGAAGTTGAAGCCCATTTGAAGATTTCTGTTAGTGCTGCTGAAAGCTCAAGTTTACGACTCGATGACGAGGCTATGTGTAATGTCAAGAGGATCAAGAGTGAAGAAAATTCTGCCTGTGCTGAAGACAATGAAACTGTTGGAGAAAATGATCCGTGTTCATTTCTCCCTCCAAATGTCTCTGCTtcaggaagttggcaggaaaaggTTAGGCCGGCTGATGACCAGCGAATCAGTGCTGTGCAGCATTTGTTACTTCACAGTTTGGGCAAAGTTATTGATGCAAAGGACATTTTTGGAATCTGCAAAACTCCAGTGGAAAATGACTTAGGTTTGAGTCGACTTGGCTTTTTTCAAGAGCAGGTTGTGGTCACCCAAAAACTCCGTGGCAATGCAAATGTCCGTTATGCATGGCTTGCTTCCTCCAAAGGTGCTGTCGAAGAGATGATGTTGAAAGGGGTTTTGAAGATACCTGAACAGAAGCCTCTGTTTGGCAATGGCATTCATCTTGCACCAGCAAATTGTTCAAATGTCTG TGCTCGCTATTCTAATGTTGACGACAATGGTTTTATCCATATGATGCTGTGCCGCGTTATTATGGGAAACATGGAGCTAATTCCCATGGGATCTAACCAGCATCAGGCCAGCCATGAGAACTTTGACAGTGGGGTCGATGATCTTCAGAATCCAAAGCATTATATAATATGGGATTTGAATATGTATACTCATATCTATGCAGAATTTATTGTGACTATAAATTTGCCTACCAATGCCAAAG AATGTTTGGCTAGCGATGGTGGTATGTCTTATGTGTCTGCTTTAACAAATTCTAATTCACCTTGCAGCTTATATCAG GATAAGAGCCACCCATCTCCAGTTGTTGCAAATCAGCTTCGAGGTTTATCGTCAGGTCGAGCTCCAAGAACTCCAACCTCTCCATGGATGCCCTTTTCAATGTTGTTTGCTGCAATTTCAACTAAAGTGCCTCCTCAAGACATGGACTTGGTTAACACTCATTATGAAGATTTTAAG AAGAGGAAGATAAGCAGGATTGACTTGGTTAAAAAGTTAAGACAGATTATTGGTGATAAATTATTGGGTTCTACAATAATGAGGCTACAACACATG TTACCACCTATGGCCAGACATCAAGCTCCAAAATCCTAG